The Lolium rigidum isolate FL_2022 chromosome 2, APGP_CSIRO_Lrig_0.1, whole genome shotgun sequence genomic interval TAATCTGTCAAGTGTGAATATCACTACACAATGGTAGATGGTAATATGAGGTACCAACAGAATGCTGCCGACCTCTGTTTACTATCAACGACGGATATAAGCAGGCTTGGCTTGGTAGGAAACTATTTTTGTACAAATTCATTTTAAGTCTGGCTTTCTAATATTTTCCATGTTTAGCCTTGGAGTTCTCCTACAAATAAGCACATCAAGCTGTCGAAACAAGACCAGCAATACACCTTCATGTCTTGATGACACGTCCATACCTATTTAGTGATTGGATGTTGAACCAAAATGGGCTTACCAATTTAAATGTCTATACCTCCTGAACAATCCCAAGTTGCGGATGATTGACTTCATGACTACACCTaaaaggacgtacccagtgctaAGAGCTtccgcactgtgcggggtctggggaaggtgttagtggcaagtcttaccctcacgaagtacaatgtgaggagaccgcgactcgaacctgggacctcttggtcacaggcggtgaggctctaccgctgcaccaggcccgcccttcACTTCATGACTACACCTGCGGGGTCAAATTTAAACACGGACATCGGTCAATCGAAGTCAGAGCAAGTGGCAACAACATTGAGAAGATATTGAGGAGTGTTAACGtgaatctttcttttcttctaaATATTTACTGGTACATATATCCAAGGTTCAAACATTCATGGTTGAAAGAACAAACTGGAGCTAAGTCTTATATTATCTTATTTGGTAGTCGGTAGAATTATTCACCTTTACTTTATCTAGGTAGCTTGTGTGGATTTTACATCACACTTAATTCAGCAACTAACACAGGTAAGCCATAGCAGCAGATAAAATCGTGTGTGCAGATTCAAAGGAGTTGCAGAAACATTGTTGGTAAAGAAAAACACCTGACGCAATGAATCAGATTGATGTAGATGTGGTGCCTGCAGCCAAACAGTCGGGGAAGGAGGAAGACATCATGTGCACACCATCCGGTCTTGCCAGTGAGGGAGGAACAAGTTGGACGGCGCGGCGTTTCCGGTGAGGTCGGCAATGGCTCTGCACTCAGAGGTATCCGGTGGCGGCAGCAGGTGTGGTTCCCGGATCCAAGAGAGCTCAGCCCCCATCTTGCTACTCACTCACAGGCAAGACCAGATGACGTGCACCACACCTAGAGTACCACCCATCAACTCCACAGTGCTCCTTTTTTTTACAGGAAACTATGGTTAGCAATGAGAATGAATGTAAATATTGATCGGAACCACAATTAAGAGTACCGCCCAGCAACTCCACCTAAATTATTGCGGAAATTCAGTGAAATAGTTCTAGAATTTTATAAATCACACTGGGCCTGCTTTTGCTACAGCTAACACTCAAATAATTATCGTTGTGTTCCCAAGTTTAGTATTTAATACATACCTAATATCTTAACTGTGTATTTTAGATGAATCAGTAATTGGAACCGAGAGAAAACAAACCAATTGCTTGAAAATCACAAGGCCAAGCCCTGTCCCACAATATTTTCTTGCATGATCAGTACTGGTTTGCATACACCTGTTGAACAGAAACGGCAATGACTTCTCTACAGATGAACATAACTTGGAAAATATGCATTAGGAAAATATAAAAACACTCATTAACTTGGAGATATTGTGTGACTGTTTTCCTTATTAAAATAATGCAAAACATGCCATACCCATGCTAAATCGTGGAGATCTCTTACTGGTAAAGTGACGTTCTTCAATGCGAATGACACTTCTGCTTATCCTAATGGCATAGACTGCAGTGACGTTCTAATAACAAAAAATGAAATCAAGCAAAgacatggtgtatattcactttacTGTTCATGCAAGACACTGAACTTATGAACATCACACCTATTTGTCTGCTGCCAATTCAAGAACCCACTTATGAAAGATGTCATGAATTTTAAATGCCGAGCAAGGGATTACATTAAAATTAGCAGTAATATAGGAAAGAGTAACATGTTAAACACAATTAATAAGATACACCATCCTTCTAGTAAAATTAGCACGTTAACTACAGTTAGATTCAAGTGTGCAAATCGGTACATAAATGTAATTCTGCATAGCAGTGTCATTCTCCAGCAATGATTCTGATTTTCATGAAAATGTAACTATTATTTCATAGTATATACTATATAGCATCATTCTGTAGTAACGATGGCATCTGTTAAACATTTGCAGCAGTACTACTTCTCCTTTTAGAGAGAGAACTTAGTTTAATCAAAGACTGAATGATGTTACACAAGAAGTATGATAGTACCTCAAGCACTTTAAGTACAGAAAATGAAACGACATGAAGAACAACCCAAATAAAGTGTGTGGTAGATTCAAATCTGGATGTACTGGTGTGCTAAAAGCCTGCAGGGAACATTTGTACGTGCATCTTTTATTCAGAAACTAACAAAATGTTAGTCCAAGTGATTCCACTGAACTTGCTTCAATTGGTACATATATCCAAGTGATTCCACTGAACTCCATACTAACATCTTGTTGCAGCCACAATATAAAGAGGCAATTAAAAATACGAAGAGAGGATTGAGATCACTGCAAGGTGACGTCCCAAAGGATTTGGTGAGCAGCCAGGCAGAAGAGGCTTCTATCGTTGGAGATGGCATTCACATACATTCATTCATGACAACGACGAGATGTatagggagagggagggagagtggaggaggAACAGGGATCGTACCCTTGTTGGTGGTTGGTCGTGCCTGCTCCAATGCCCCTTATCGCTGCTCCGTAGTCGATGTAGCCCTGCACTTGACCGCGGTGACCATCCAAAGAGGTTCATGGAAGAGGTAAAATCAGGAAGATTGGGCACCTTCTTGGCCCTGCCCAAACAGATCAGGCCTCCGGAAGGCGGAGGACGGCGGAGATACGGGAGGCATCGAGGGTGCAGCGGCGAGGGCCTCGGAGGACGCAGCAGCGCAGGAACGAGGATCGAGGGTTGACGCAGGCGACGGCCCCCATAATGCTGCCCACCAGGCGAGGGCCTCGGAGGACGCAGCGGCGCAGGAACGAGGATCGAGGgttgaggtaggcgacggcccccGTGATGCTGCCCACCAGGCGAGGGCCTCGGAGGACGCAGCGGCGCAGGAACGAGGTGTCGGATTGGCAGATTTCGCCGGCGCGGGCGCAGACTGAGGATGTGTAGGGGCAGCCGACGGCGTAGTTCCCGTGGAGCCACTCCTCCTCGGTCTGGCTTGGCGGCAGTGACGATTCCCCAAGGCACAGGCGCAACTCGGAGAGCTTCCCGCACGTACGGTCGCGGGAGGTAGGTGGTGGCGCCGACGCACGTGGTGGagcgatggagttcggtggcggccacctgggaggaagaggaagggattGTGGAACCCTAGCTCTCGTCTCGCACGAAAGGGGGGAAAAGGATTGTGGGTTAATTCCCCAATTTGCAAGGGACCAAAGTGCAAAATGCACAGCGACGAGAGTTTGGTTGACGACCAAAACTTGACGTATTGAGAGgtaggcagaataaggaacatgttcctcctttttaagtagtgtagatatcAAAAAAGGGAGCACTGGTACTCAGGTGCACCAAATCTGCGCCCGTTTTCAGTTAGAGCGATCTCACCAGTATTGATTGAAAAAGGAGCACCAAATAGATCTCAAaaaacataagagcatctccaccgacaccCTTAAATAGGCGTTGTCAGGGGTGCCGACAGTATTCTATTGGGGTGCTGGGACCTGCTCCCAAATTTCGGCCCAATTTAGGGACATGTTGCACATACCGACGACCCCGATAAGAATTTCTAAAAAATTGTTGAACAtatgaatatgaacaaattgcgAAAGGATGTGGAGCGGGCCTTTGTTGCTATGCAAGCTTGATTTGCCATTGTTTGGTACCTCGCTCTTACCTGGTCGAAACATTAGATAGAGGAGGTCACGACTGCTTGTGTGATattgcacaacatgattattgagagCGGAAAATTCTTAGTGTTCGACACTGAACCTTGCTACTTTTCTCGCAAGACGTCAAGAAGTTCGAGACACAAATATTTATCACCAACTGCAATTTATGGATCCGCAAAGCTACCGTTTAGTTTATTTATCTATTTGCCAGTGTGATCCAATGTTAAATTATTTACTATGCTAAACTTATTATAAATTCTTGTCGTTTATTTGTTGTTTAAAATTATAGAAAAAAACTGGCTGGACTTCGAATATTGGGGCGTATAGGGAGAACGACTGGGGCCCCCTCATTTGGGCCAAATTTTTTTCCTTCTGACGCCAGAAAAGACTGAATTAGGAATTCAGTTTAACTTTATTCGCCTTTGTCTTGTGTAACTGATAGTCTGATACtctctgctccggtgctccctccacgcgccaatgccgccgccgccgccgccgccgccgccagcttcGGTTTCGTCACTCTTCCCCACATCATCCCCATCCGCTCGACAAATCGCCGCCCTCGTGCTCAACCACCCGTCGTCCACCCTCACCACCGCGTCGGCGCGCTCCCTCTCGGcgtccctcctcgccgccgcgccggcgcTCCCGACGCCCGTGGCCAActccgtcctcaagctcctctggcACCACGCCCCGCGCGCGCTCCTCTTCTTCCACTCGCTCCTCCACCTCCCCGCCCGCGCGCACACCGTCTCCCCCTGCACCATCGACCTCGCGCTCGACCTCTCCGCGCGCCTCCGCCACCCGCGCCAGCTCACCAGCTCCATCCTCGCGCTCTTCCCGCGCCTCCGCCTGCCCTACACCCCGCGCACCTTCCCCATCCTCTTCGAGCGCTTTGCCGCGTCGCAGCGCAGGCCCGACGTCGCCGTCCGCCTCTTCCTCTCGCTCCACCGCTCCCACCGCGTCACGCAGGACCTGCCCCTCTTCAACTCCCTCCTCGACGCGCTCGCCAAGTCGCGCCACGCCGCCAAGGCCGCCTCCCTCGTCCGCGCCCTCCAGGGCCGCTTCCCGCCGGACGTGGTCACCTACAACACCCTCGCCGACGGGTGGTGCCGCGTCAAGGACACCTCCCGCGCGCTCGACCTGCTGCGGCAGATGGCCGAGTCAGGCATCACCCCCACCAAAACCACCTACAACATCATCCTCAAGGGCTTCTTCCGCGCTGGACAGATACAGCACGCGTGGAGCTTCTTCCTCCAGATGAAGAAGCGGGGGAGCAAAGACGAGAGCTGCAAGCCCGACATCGTTTCCTACACGACAGTCATCCATGGGCTGGGTCTAGCTGGGCAGCTCGACAAAGCTCGCAAGCTGTTCGATGAAATGTCTCAAGAAGGATGCTGCACACCATCAGTGGCCACTTACAACGCGCTTATTCAAGTCATATGTAAGAAGGGAAACGTGGAGGATGCATTGACGGTGTTTGATGATATGGTCCAGCAGGATCTCATACCTAATGTGGTCACCTATACCGTCTTGATCCGGGGCCTCTGCCATGCTGCGAAAATCGACCAAGCTACGAAGCTGATGGAGAGGATGAAGAGTGAAGGCTGCGAGCCTGTCGTTCAGACGTACAATGTTCTAATAAGGTATTCATTTGAGGAAGGGGAGATCGACAAGGCCTTGTGTTTGTTTGAGAGGATGAGCAAAGGGGAGGACTGCTTGCCCAACCAAGATACCTACAATATCATAATAAGCGCAATGTTTGTGCGCAAGAGGGCCGAGGACATGGCAATGGCTGCGAGGATGGTGATGGACATGGTGGAGAGAGGCTACTTGCCCAGAAGGTTCATGCTCAACCGTGTCCTCAATGGGTTGATGCTGACAGGGAATCAGCAGATTTCTAGAGATCTCTTGAGGATGCAAGAGAAATATAGACGCCTGCGACGAGAAATAAGACTGTGATTGCCATTTTACTCCTGCATACATTGGCATGAGTCCATGTTCTGTCTTTTGTGTATCATGCGGCTTGGGTACACAAGTAAGGTGCAACCTTTGATCGCCTTGCAATTTATACTTGTATTATGATCCATATGTTGTGCAAGCGACACTTCATTGTTCGTATGTGCTGTGAACCCGTCCGTTCAAAAAGCTTGCTCTATTGTTTGTGCATATCTGATTTGCAGTTAAATTGCTTTTGTATGGGTCTTGTGTTTTAGGTCTTTGCTCTGCGTCTTCTGTTTGTGCTTGGCGAAGGACTGCAAAGATATTCAGTTCACAATCTATTATCTCATCTAATGTGGtacagagttttttttttgtggTACAGAGTTACTAGATTCTATACTATTAGGATGCTGCAAGTCTTTCTCTAGAAGTAAGATAAGGTCTGGTCATGCCCTGTGCCACTAATCAGCCATAGAATGTAGGTACAAACACAATGATACTCTTGGTCATCACGTTATAAATGGTAGGAGTGACTACACTAATGGCCAAATATTTGATACTGTACTAAAACAGGGCTAACCGTGATTTTTTGTTGTGGCATGTCGAAGTCAAGTATTGATTCATACTGGAATGTCTGATTGTAAGAAAATTACTATTGTTTTCTGGTATGCTCTGTGGAATCCGTACTATTGGTTTTTGTTAACCATGTTATGGGTTGACTGTGaatgcagtggcggagccacattGACACCAGTGTAGTCAATTGACAACACAAGTTTTTGGAAAAAACCTTTGTATGCTGGTATAAATCATGCAATAATATATTTAAAATAAGTAAAATATAGGTATTTGACAACACAAATTTAAAATGACAacacaaatatttttttttttggtttcactTTTACTTTGCAAGTTTCTGGATGCTGGATATGTAGCAAAGGATAATTGTGCGCTGGTGTGATTGTGTGAGCCAACATACATCATCAGTTATGGAATATGGAAGCAAGTTAGTATCTCTGTTGAAGATAAACTTGGTGTTTTCTCCATAGTTTTTCTTTACTTCAACTTTTTCTTACATGTGTGCTCATTCTAGGTGTTACAAGTGGTAAATTTCTCTTTGAAATTAGTGTGATAGCTAGTCTCATGTAGCTGTGTTTACTACTGTTCTGTATTCCCTCTGTCTAGAAATATATGGCGCTCGTGCTTTCTTAGATTTATGTTTTACCTGGACTTGTCCGACTGTATGTGGATTAATGATACAAAATTGATATTGTTGGACTCGTATTAAAAACACTATTAAATGGCATCCATTGTGTCTGAGATAACCCACATACTTCAAAACGTGCACGCCTTGTCTTTCTGGATGAAGGGAGTAGTACCTACACAAATAAGAAACTTTCTCTAGTAATTGTAAAAAATCACATTATGGCAAGATAAACATATATGCTATATATGAATTTAGGATGGTGCCAACTGTCAAGATAGCACACTTCACCATTAATCCTCTCTCCAGCACAAAATTTTCCACATCAGATTTAATCCCTGCAATTTACACAATTCATGAAAATAATGCATTTGGCACAAATTCACAATTTACACAACCTTTTAATTGTTTTTGGGAAATTTATGTTGTTATTTGTGCTCTTGGTATGCCAAGACTTATGTTTATGTGTTTCAGGCAAGTTATGTTGTATTTTGTGCCCTTGGTTTACCAAACATACAGCGATAAACTTACAAAACCTATTCACTTCACACAATTAAGGTTCTTTAGTTCTGTAAGAGCATCGTTCAGTTCTTTCTTGCTTCCCCTTTTCAAGGTTCAGTAATGAAAACTAAAGATTACGGAATTAATTATCAGACCACTTATTTAGCTCGATTTCTGCAAGGTTTTGTCTGCGTTATCATATTTATAGCTACATGGTGATGCAAAGACTTGACCATTAGCATCCTGTGAATGTGTACGTGTGATCATCAGAGGGTTCCTATTATCTGCCGCTAGTCAAATCTGAAACTACTTTCTTATTAGCAGTACTATTGTTAGCCTGACTCTAAGATTACATTTTACCCAAACTTGGTTTAGTTTGTTTCCTAATAAAAGTTATAACCCTTACAGCTTGACCGTGCTTTGCGGAAAGGGTGACACGCTGGAAGATGCATGAATACCAGCTAGGTGATACAAAATGTTATAGTGTGATAATACCCATTTTCATTGCTTTTAATGTTGGTGGTGTGATATTGTACTATTTTAGCCACTGCCAAACTATGATAGTCATGCTCCGTAATGTACCGAGAAATATGATCGAAATTACCACTAATCTGATGCATAATAGTTGTGTTGTCAGCATTCCTTTGTTCACTATTGATTTGACGGACACAGTGAAGCGCACCCTAATGCTCCCGTGCAGGATAGCTGCAGAAAGAATTTAGACTAAAAAGTAATTGCATAGTATGAAAATAAAGGAATACACCGCTGCTGGGAAGGCGATGGCATCGACGCCGATCTGGTCATCGGAGAATGGTTTCCATCCATCGCAGCGATCGCTTGTACTTGGCGTCGGCGCCTTCATGAGTGGCAACATCTGTTGTGCGTGTGTAGTCACGAGGTGCAGCTGTGGCCATTTGTGGAGCTCGGCTCCTCGCTTGCGTGGAGATGCCTCATCTGCATCTCTGACCTGtaagtccctctcacacacacggACACACCGGTTTTTCTTTTTCCTAATTAATATGTAGGCATGCCTGTTAATCATGCAAATAATATCATGCATTCACATTAGAAATCAGAGGGTGCAATTGTGCACGATGGagagaatattggtctggttcattTGGCTTTCTGAATAGCAGATTTAATCTACAACTCCTGTGGGAATCATGGCCTTTTGCGCATCCACACTTGACTTCTTGCTTGATTTGGTGGGGGACGATGTCATTTGTTCCATAACTGAACATGAGCACCCATGTTGCTTCCCAGATTTCTTACACCCCAATAGTTTGAGTTTTCATCGATTATTTGGTTCTTCTTTTCAGCATCGAAATGGCTTATAAGAGAATGCAACTATCACTGTAGGAGGCTCCACGTCAATTGGTATGTTTATCTCTCTTTTCTAGGTTCCCTCTTAGATGATGGTTGCAAATTGCAATGTCACTTGATTATTTGGTATGCTACATATACAGTGGGTTGGTTTAGTTGAATTAGCAGGTGGCGGTGGCATTCAGTTTTTTGTTTGTACAGTTGCAGTATAGCAGAACACTGAAACAATGAGTTTATTTTATTAATTTTGTTCCGATTCATGTTGTATTGAAAGATAAGAACCCCAAAGCTGAGTTTTACATATCCCCAACCAATTTAACTTCCAGCAGGCTATAACTTTTTCTGGTGCAAGTTTGCCATGTCATCCTGTAGGCCCTGGAATTCATGATGGTTGAACTATTTTGAGTTGTTTTCATCTTGCTTCTGCAGGTTATTGTTTCTTGCCAGAATGCCAGTATGAAACTCTAAAACTGATGTAGTAGGACTATCTTATTCTCTAATGAGAGGGTAACTTCCtttcacaacaacaacaacaacaacaacaacaagcctttcagtcccaaacaagttggggtaggctagagttgaaacccataagatctcgaagccaagtcatggttccggaacgtggatagctaacttccacgcacccctatccatggctaaatctttgtcgatattccaaaccttcaggtctctcttaacggactcctcccatgtcaagtttggtctaccacggcccctcttaacattctcatcacgctttatccgtccgctatgcactggcgcttccggaggcctccgttggatatgtccaaaccatctgagacgatgttggaccagcttctcttcaatcggtgctaccccaactctctcccgtatatcgttgttccgtacccgatcctttctagtgtggccacatatccatctcaacatgcgcatctctgctacacttaactgttggatatgtcgtctcttcgttggccaacactcagcgccatacaacatcgcaggtcggatagctgtcctataaaacctgccttttagtttttgtggcactctcttgtcacgaGTACgccgaagcttggcgccacttcatc includes:
- the LOC124687380 gene encoding pentatricopeptide repeat-containing protein At1g74900, mitochondrial-like, with protein sequence PSARQIAALVLNHPSSTLTTASARSLSASLLAAAPALPTPVANSVLKLLWHHAPRALLFFHSLLHLPARAHTVSPCTIDLALDLSARLRHPRQLTSSILALFPRLRLPYTPRTFPILFERFAASQRRPDVAVRLFLSLHRSHRVTQDLPLFNSLLDALAKSRHAAKAASLVRALQGRFPPDVVTYNTLADGWCRVKDTSRALDLLRQMAESGITPTKTTYNIILKGFFRAGQIQHAWSFFLQMKKRGSKDESCKPDIVSYTTVIHGLGLAGQLDKARKLFDEMSQEGCCTPSVATYNALIQVICKKGNVEDALTVFDDMVQQDLIPNVVTYTVLIRGLCHAAKIDQATKLMERMKSEGCEPVVQTYNVLIRYSFEEGEIDKALCLFERMSKGEDCLPNQDTYNIIISAMFVRKRAEDMAMAARMVMDMVERGYLPRRFMLNRVLNGLMLTGNQQISRDLLRMQEKYRRLRREIRL